One part of the Gossypium raimondii isolate GPD5lz chromosome 1, ASM2569854v1, whole genome shotgun sequence genome encodes these proteins:
- the LOC105783168 gene encoding squamosa promoter-binding-like protein 14, with protein sequence MEDAGAQVAPPLYIHQALASRFCDPPSLPRKRDLSYQASDFLYQNPSQQRVANPRDNWNPKQWEWDAVRFIAKPLNTGILQAGTATAEQRKKGHVNGNENSITSKNATAANGDDERLQLNLGGGLNSVEEPVSRPNKKVRGGSPGSTSYPMCQVDNCKEDLSNAKDYHRRHKVCEIHSKATKALVEKQMQRFCQQCSRFHPLSEFDEGKRSCRRRLAGHNRRRRKTQPEDVTSRLLLPVNRDNAGNGSLDIVNLLTLLARTQGKTEEKSINPSPVPNRDQLLQILSKINSLPLPMELAAKLPNVGVLNRKSQEQPSLGNQNQLNGKNTSSPSTVDLLAALSASLTSSSSDALAMLSQRSSQSSDSQKTKSICPDNVAASSSLNRAPLEFTSVGGERSSTSYQSPVEDSECQIQETRANLPLQLFSSSPEDDSPPMLASSRKYFSSDSSNPMEERSPSSSPVVQKFFPMHSTPEAVKYEKVPIGRHANTNAETSRAHGSIIPLELFSGSKRGTGHGSFQHFPSQAGYTSSSGSDHSPPSLNSDAQDRTGRIIFKLFDKDPSHFPGTLRTQIYNWLSNSPSEMESYIRPGCVVLSVYVSMPAAAWEQLEGNLLRYVNCLLQDSDSNFWRKARFLVHTGNRQLASHKDGKIHLCKSWLSWSSPELISVSPLAVVSGQETSLLVRGRNLTNPGTEIHCAYMGGYSSMQINGSTDKGASYDEVNMGSFKIQVPSPKALGRCFIEVENGFKGNSFPIIIADAAICKELRLLESELDTEAKASDIISEEHAYDSHRPRSREEVLHFLNELGWLFQRSTAPLPKSSDHSLRRFKFLLMFSVESDYCALVKVLLDMLVESNLDLDDLSKDSLAMLSEIQLLTRAVKRRCRKMADLLIHYSISSNDGNSKKYIFPPNLEGAGGITPLHLAACTSGSDDMVDVLTNDPQEIGLTCWSSLLDANGQSPYAYAMMRNNHSYNKLVAGKYADRRNGQFSLTIGVEDQHSGVSAVQLNKISLQFRQDRRSCAKCAVVATRSNNRFPGSQGLLQRPYVHSMLAIAAVCVCVCLFLRGSPNIGRVSPFKWENLDFGTI encoded by the exons ATGGAGGATGCAGGCGCGCAAGTAGCTCCTCCCCTTTATATTCACCAGGCCCTTGCCAGCCGCTTCTGTGATCCGCCTTCTTTACCCAGGAAACGTGACCTTTCTTATCAGGCCTCAGACTTTCTGTACCAAAACCCTTCACAGCAGCGTGTTGCCAACCCCAGGGACAACTGGAACCCAAAGCAATGGGAGTGGGATGCTGTGAGATTCATTGCCAAACCCTTAAACACCGGGATTCTTCAGGCAGGGACTGCTACAGCAGAACAGAGAAAGAAAGGTCATGTTAATGGGAATGAAAACTCTATAACATCCAAAAACGCCACTGCAGCAAATGGTGATGATGAGAGACTGCAACTGAATCTAGGTGGGGGATTGAATTCTGTGGAAGAGCCTGTTTCTAGGCCTAACAAAAAGGTCCGTGGTGGATCGCCTGGGAGTACCAGCTACCCCATGTGTCAGGTTGATAATTGTAAGGAAGATCTTTCTAATGCAAAGGACTATCACCGTCGGCATAAAGTGTGTGAGATTCATAGTAAAGCGACTAAAGCTCTTGTTGAGAAGCAGATGCAGAGGTTCTGCCAGCAGTGTAGCAG GTTTCACCCACTTTCTGAGTTTGATGAGGGGAAGAGAAGTTGTAGGCGTAGGCTTGCTGGGCATAATCGCCGTAGAAGGAAGACACAACCTGAAGATGTGACCTCACGGCTTTTACTCCCTGTAAACAGGGATAATGCCGGGAATGGAAGTTTAGATATTGTCAACTTGCTGACTCTTTTGGCTAGGACACAAG GTAAAACTGAGGAGAAAAGCATTAATCCCTCACCGGTTCCAAATAGAGATCAACTCCTTCAGATTCTTAGTAAGATTAATTCATTACCTTTGCCAATGGAGCTGGCTGCAAAGCTGCCCAATGTTGGAGTTTTGAACAGGAAGAGCCAGGAGCAACCTTCGCTAGGCAATCAAAACCAATTGAATGGGAAAAACACATCTTCTCCATCTACAGTAGATTTGCTTGCTGCCCTTTCAGCTTCATTGACGTCCTCTTCTTCTGATGCCCTTGCAATGCTATCTCAAAGAAGCAGCCAGAGCAGTGATAGCCAGAAGACCAAGTCGATCTGTCCTGATAATGTAGCTGCTTCCAGCTCGTTAAACAGAGCTCCTCTGGAGTTTACATCAGTCGGAGGAGAAAGAAGCAGTACCAGTTATCAATCTCCTGTTGAAGATTCAGAATGCCAGATTCAAGAAACTCGAGCTAATTTACCATTGCAGCTATTTAGCTCCTCACCTGAGGACGATAGCCCACCAATGCTAGCATCATCTAGGAAATATTTCTCTTCTGACAGTAGCAATCCAATGGAGGAAAGATCTCCATCTTCATCTCCAGTTGTACAAAAATTCTTCCCAATGCATAGCACACCTGAAGCTGTCAAATATGAGAAAGTGCCCATTGGCAGACATGCTAATACAAATGCTGAGACAAGCAGGGCTCATGGTTCTATTATACCTCTTGAGCTTTTTAGTGGGTCAAAGCGAGGAACAGGGCATGGTTCATTTCAACATTTCCCTTCTCAAGCGGGGTATACGTCTTCTTCTGGGTCAGATCATTCCCCCCCTAGCTTGAACTCTGATGCTCAG GATCGTACCGGGCGAATAATTTTTAAGCTATTTGACAAGGACCCCAGTCACTTCCCCGGTACACTACGGACCCAG ATTTATAATTGGCTTTCAAATAGTCCGTCTGAAATGGAGAGCTATATAAGGCCTGGATGTGTGGTTCTGTCGGTTTATGTGTCAATGCCGGCTGCTGCCTGGGAGCAA CTTGAAGGAAACCTGCTTCGGTATGTCAATTGTTTGTTGCAAGACTCTGATTCAAATTTTTGGAGAAAGGCAAGGTTTTTAGTTCATACAGGGAACCGTCAGTTAGCGTCACATAAAGATG GAAAGATCCATCTGTGCAAATCCTGGCTATCGTGGAGTTCACCTGAGTTGATCTCAGTTTCTCCTTTGGCTGTTGTGAGCGGGCAAGAAACCTCTCTTTTAGTGAGGGGTAGAAATCTGACTAATCCTGGCACCGA GATTCATTGTGCATACATGGGTGGATACTCATCAATGCAAATTAATGGGTCAACAGATAAGGGAGCCTCATATGATGAGGTAAACATGGGCAGTTTTAAGATTCAGGTTCCATCACCAAAAGCACTAGGTCGTTGCTTCATTGAG GTGGAGAATGGATTCAAGGGAAACAGTTTTCCTATAATAATAGCTGATGCTGCCATTTGTAAAGAATTGAGACTTCTGGAATCTGAACTTGACACAGAAGCTAAAGCTTCTGATATTATTTCTGAAGAGCATGCTTATGATTCTCACCGTCCAAGGTCAAGGGAGGAAGTGCTGCACTTTCTGAATGAACTTGGATGGTTATTCCAGAGGAGCACTGCTCCCTTGCCCAAGAGTTCTGATCATTCCCTTCGCCGTTTCAAATTTTTGCTCATGTTCTCTGTTGAGAGTGATTATTGTGCTTTGGTCAAGGTACTTCTTGACATGCTGGTGGAAAGTAACTTGGATTTGGATGACCTATCCAAGGATTCGCTGGCCATGCTTTCTGAGATTCAGCTGTTAACCCGAGCAGTGAAAAGAAGGTGTAGGAAGATGGCTGACTTGCTCATACATTATTCTATCAGTAGTAACGATGGAAACTCGAAAAAGTATATCTTTCCACCGAATCTTGAGGGTGCTGGTGGAATCACACCTTTACATTTGGCTGCATGTACATCTGGTTCGGATGATATGGTAGATGTGCTGACGAATGATCCTCAGGAG attGGGTTAACCTGCTGGAGTTCCCTTCTGGATGCAAATGGGCAGTCTCCATATGCCTATGCTATGATGAGAAACAACCATTCTTACAACAAATTGGTGGCTGGTAAATATGCTGACAGAAGGAATGGTCAATTTTCTTTGACTATTGGTGTTGAGGATCAGCACTCAGGAGTGTCTGCAGTGCAGTTAAACAAGATAAGTTTGCAGTTCAGACAAGATCGTAGGTCTTGTGCCAAGTGTGCAGTTGTGGCAACAAGATCTAACAATAGGTTTCCGGGTTCACAAGGTTTGCTTCAACGTCCATATGTTCATTCAATGCTTGCCATTGCTGCTGTCTGTGTTTGTGTGTGCTTATTCCTGCGAGGCTCACCAAACATTGGCCGCGTTTCTCCCTTCAAGTGGGAAAATTTGGATTTTGGCACAATTTAG